The genomic window GTCGGCACTAAGCGTTCTAAATGTAGCGCGGATGCGAGTTCTGCACAAAAGACGAGAACTGCAGAGGACGTTAGAACCCATCCTCTCAACGCTCGGATACCTCTGGAGAGGTGAACTCCAGCAAATCTGACTTTTCTTATATCTCTGGACCAACGATTCGCGTAACTCTGGACCAATGGATCGCTGATCTTTGGACCAGGAGTTCGCGAAACTCTGGACCGCAGATTCGTGCATCTTTGGACCAACGATTCGCGTAACTCTGGACCAGGAGTTCGCGAAACTCTGGACCACCCAGAAGAAGCTGCCGAAACTCTAGGACATCGTTTCCTAGATGGAGGTAAACAGAGATGAAAAACAAGACAAGAAAAGGAAGTTGGACATTGCAACCAGATCAGATTCGAAAAGTTATCGCCTACCTCGAACGACACCCGGATGCCTCAGCTCGCACCATCGAGGCAGCGACTGGAGTATCGCATCAGTCAGTCACGAGACTACGCAAGAAGTTGGCTGAGGTCACCATCACCGAGGAGGACTTGTCAAAGGATTCGGCCCTCCTGGCGGTTCTCTATCCCACGAGGGCTGGGCGCACGAGCACGAAGGTAGCCCCTGACTACGAGGTACTCGTTAAGGAGTTGAGGGATACCCCGCATCTCACCCGAGAGCTCCTTTGGGAAGAGTACTGCCATATCAATGGTGAGAACTCCTACTCATACTCCGAGTTCTGTCGCAAGCTTGCTCGAGTGGTGGACCAAGGAGAGCTCACCATGTTGTTGGCCCATGAAAAGGGGAGCGCTCTCATGGTCGACTATGCAGGTGATACCGTCCCCATATGGGACCGAGACACTGGGGAGATCGCCCTCTACGCCCAGGTCTTTGTCGCCGCCCTGGCCTACTCGGGCTATACCTTTAGTGGGGTCTATGAGTCCCAGCGCATCGATGACTTCCTCTTGGCCATCATGGATGCCTTTGAGTTCTTCGGCGGTCTTGGGGCCAAGGTCATCCCCGATAATCTCCGGAGTGCGGTTACCAAGCACACCCGTGACGAGCTCATCTACAACGCGACCTTCACCGAGTTCTGCACCCATTATGCAATTGAGCCCGCGGCTACTCGCGGCGTATCGGCCAAAGGATAAGGCAAAGGCCGAGGGTGCGGTCTACCGGGTTGAGACGAGGATCCTGGCCCGACTCCGTCATGAACGCTTCTTCAGCGTTGCCGAAGCCAACGAACGCGTCAGAGCCATGCTAGGAGATCTCAACGAGGCTCCCTTTAAGTACCTAGCTGGGTCCAGGGCTACTCGATTCGTTGAGGAGCTGCCCTCTTTGAGACCCCTACCCACGAGTCGCTATGAGCTCGCCGAGTTCTTAACCCTCCCCGTTTCACCTGACTATCACTTCATGGTCCATACCAACCGTTACTCGGTTCCGGTTCGCTTTCGCAACACCAAGGTACGTGTCAAGGTTGGCAAACAGAGCATCGAGGTCTTTAGCGATGGTGAGAGCATCGCTATCCATGACCGCGCAGGTGGTGAGAACCAGATCATCACTAATCCAGCTCACCGACCACCTGAGCACCAGGGCTATCTGGAGGCAGAAGAACTGCTCTACAGTCAAGCCCGTGCCATTGGAGAGAGCACAGAGAACGTCATTCGCTCCGTCGTTGCGTCAACTCCGTTCCGATCGGTTGCTCAAGCATCAGCCAAGGCACTCCTGCGTCTGTTACGGGCCTATCCACAGGCTGAGGCAGAACTTGCCTGTCACAGAGCCCTCATGATTGGCTCTGCGACTCGAGAGTCCGTAGAGTCTATCTTGACCAAGGGACTCGCCGACGTCGGACTGGGCGTTGAACCCGAGATGAGCTATGAGCCCCATGCCAACCTACGGGGTCCAGAGGCCTTTCGTATTGGAGGTACCGATGAGTAGGGCCACCAACCTTGAGCACTTGAGCACTCTGCGACTCTCTCATGCCAAGGCCCAGTACCGTGCCCAATTCGAGGATTCCTCAATCATCGACCTGGACTTTGATGAACGTCTTTGTCGCATCCTTGACTATGAGATCGCGATGCGAGCCAATGCCAGGGTGCAAAGGAGAACCCGAGAGGCTGGCTTTAGCATGCGTGCAAGCCCTGAGGACTTTGAACTCACCGAAGGACGAGGGCTTACCCGTGAGCGCTATCGCTCACTGGTCTCCCTTGCCTGGTTGAGTGCTCATCACCACCTCGCCATCACCGGCCCCACTGGGGTGGGCAAGACCTACCTCGGGATCGCCCTTGGGGTGAGTGCGATTCGTGCGGGCTACCTGGTGCGCTACTACAAGCTCTCCAAGCTCTTAGAGAAGGTAGGGATCGCCCGGGCGGATGGAACCTACCCGTCCTTTGCGGCCATCCTTGCCAGAACCCATCTACTCATCCTCGATGACTGGGGGATCTCCCCGATCTCACCACTGGGTTCCAGAGAGATCCTTGATCTCTTAGATGACCGAGGAGAGAACGGTTCACTCATCATCTCCTCGCAGTTGCCCGTCTCACAATGGTACGAGAGTCTTGGAGAGCGAACTGTCGCTGATGCCATCATGGATCGCATTGTCCATAACGCGATCCCCGTCGAACTCAAAGGAGAATCCATGCGTAAACACGGGAGCCAACGAAAGGAGGGGAACGGACTCAAAGAGCCTGGTCCAGAGATAGAGTAACAGGTGGTCCATGGTTGCGCGAAACCGTGGTCCAGGGTACGAGAATAGCTAGGTGAATCTCTTGATCCACTTTTGCACCGTAAAGGTAGAGATATCCAGTTCATCGGCGATATCACAAAGCCTGACGCCTTCGTTGGCCAAGAGGGCGATCTTTGCTTGCGTCACCTGAGCTGCTGGTGCATTACGTTTGGCGATAAAGGAAGTGAGGAACTCTTTCTCCTCATCGCTCAGGGTGACGACATACGTTGGTTTGCGTCCAGTACGCTTCTTGGTCCCTTCGGAATCTCTCGCTCTCGATATCTGCTTGGCCATTGTCATTGCCTCTTGCCCCAAGAGAGTAGATCTACAGTGAGGTCAACAGGGGCCAAATCTTGAAAGTTCCTGAATTAGCGCAAACTTACGGCTAGGGACACTATTTGTTCTAGTATCCTGGACCGTTCTTTCCGGCTTGGTGATGTACTAGACGAGATGCGCGGAGAGCGACATGAAGCGGTCTGGCAAGGCGGAGCTAGAATGATATGGATAACAGCTTCCCGGCTATCATGAACGATATGGGGTGTTTTTGTTAAATAATCGATTCTCACTTGTAAAGAGGTGAGATCGAGATAACGAGTGCTTGCGACCCTCTTTGAGGAGCTCTTGCAATTTGTGTTTAGCGAGGTGCACGAGGTGAGCTACAGGAGGTCCGCTACAGTGGAGGAGTTGTCAGGTGGGTACTAGTGACGATATTAAGGTAGCGGCGCAGCGCGTAATTGATGCTTTTGGGCATTTCGATCGAGAGGCGTATTTTGGCTGCTTCGATCCTGACGCCATTGTCTCGTTCTACTACGAACCTAAGGTTTTGACGTTGGTCGAGTATCGGGCGATATGGAGGGACTGGGAGCAAAGTGGGTTTCGGGTGCTCACATGTGAGTCGTCAAATCAACTGATCGTAGAGGTCGCGGATAACGTTGGCCTGTTGGTTCATGATGTTCGCACTGAGGTAGTGGAGCGAGGGGAGAATAAGACGCTTAATGAGCGCGAGAGTATCCTATTGCGCAAGCGAGATGGAGCTTGGCTTGTGATCCATGAGCATCTGTCGAGTCCAGAAGCATCGCCCTCATAAAATGATGTTCCTTTGTCACGGAAGGCGGGTCAGGGGGCAGGTGCCGCATTGTTCGTTGTTGGTATGAGGAGCTGACGCAGCCCGATGCCCTTTGCCAGGTTCTCAAGGGCTATTGCGGCCTCGCCCAGAGGGAACTCTGCGGAAACGAGCGGGACGACATCAACCACACCATTGGCGATGGCGTTGATAATGACCGGTATGTCGACTGCTGGATCGATCGATCCATAGTTCGATCCGAGGATCCGTTGGTTATTCATAGCTAGTGCTAGCGGATCAACTGTTAGACGGGAGCCAGCTCGGGTCAGGCCGATGATAACGAGTGAGCCCGCAGGTGCAAGCAACTTGAGCCCCATTTCCATGGTGGTGATTGACCCGACTGCATCGAATACCGCATCGAATCCGCCAGGGTATTGATCCGCGAGGTGGCTAAGAATTGCGTTATCCGTCTCGTGGGTTGAGGTTGCGCCGAGTTGTCGGGCTAGTTCGAGTCGCGATGCATCCTTGTCGGTTGTGGCAATGACCTCTGCCTTGCTCAAACGCGCACCTTGTACGCAGGAGAGGCCCACACCGCCGCAGCCTATTACGAGCACCCGCGAACCAGCTGAAATGGCAGCGGTATTACGGACGGCACCGATCCCGGTTGGGAGTGCACAGCCAGCCAAGGCGGCGTGCACCAAATTCAACTCAGTCGGTACCTTGATGGCGCCAGTTGCGGGCACCACAACGGCCTCTGACCAGGATGAGACGCCAAGGTAATGATGGATTGATTTGCCGTCTTTGTGAAAGCGAGTGGTTCCGTCGAAGAGGAAACCCCCTTCATCGAGATAGGCTGTAGCTCGCTCGCAAGCGTAGGGCTTCCCGGAAAGACATAAGCGACACTGCCGACACGGAGCATTCCAACTCAAGACAACTGGGTCGCCGATCTCGAGGTTCTGGACACCAGGGCCGACCTTTGAGATATACCCTGCACCCTCGTGTCCCATCACCATCGGGTAGTGGATATCCCAGTCGCCGCGAAATACATGGAGGTCGGAGCCACAGACTCCGGCGGAAGCTATTTGGACTTCAACCTCACCTGGGCCAGGATCGTCCAGTTCGATCTCGGTCAATCGGATATGTCCAGGCTCTTGGATAACGATCGCATGTGTGAGGCGAGCTGTCATGATGTCTGCTCTCCTCCGGTGGCCGACCTCGTAGTCCAAGTCTCGGTTTCGCTGCCAATTGCTCCGTGAACCCAAGGGTTAGGTAGCGCCGGTGCGAGGATCCAGATGACCCGGACCTCAGCGAAGAGTGAGGCATTGTTCCACGTGTGCGGAGTAGTGCCATTAAACGTCACGGCGTCGCCGGGTCCGAGCGTGATGATCTCGGTGTTCAGTATCAACTCGAGACTGCCTGCAACGACGTAACACACCTCAGACTCGGAAGGCACTGTATAGAGGTCGACACCACCACCACCTCCCGGTACTGCAGTTGTTTCGATGACTGTGACATGTTGTTCGGTTGTTGCCGTTAAGAGAGTGTCGATTACTTGTCTACCGGGGAGGTTGGCGACAGGACGCTCGGCAGCCCTTGTTAGTACAAATGTTGGGCTTGCGAAGAGCTCTGCCATGGGCAGGCCGATAACCTCACATATCGTAATCAGGGAGTCGACGGATGGGCTGACGAAACTGCGCTCAACCCGAGAAAGAAACCCCTTTGACAAGCCACTTTTGGCGGCGACATCACCTAACGAAAGCCCACTTGCCTCCCTTGCTATCAGGATCCGTGGTCCGATTGGGTACAATGTCGCCATCAGCGATCCTCCCGGCCCTAGCCGAACTCTGCCTCGAGCTTTTCCTGACTGTCTGCGATGGCCTGTTCTTCACTATGCGGATCGAATCCACGGGTGATAATAAGGTAGGCGATCGACGTTACGACAAGACCGACCAGCCAAGAGATGTCGGTGTCGTGGAGTAGCTTTGCTACGGGCCCGATGTAGCTTAACGAGCCAAGCTGAGGCAGGACCATGAAGGGAATCTCGGCAGCAAAGCCAATGGCATAGGCAGTGATCCCGCGCCAGTTCCAACGGTGGTAGATGCCATCTAGGGAGAACAGGTCGGTGATCGCGTAGTGTCCTCTACGGACGTAGAAAAAGTCGATGAGATTTGTTGCGGTCCAAGGAACGAGTAGATAAAGCATAAGCGTCAGAGCGGTTGAGACTGTGTTGACGGCGCTGGTGGTGATCACGTCACCGATAAGGTACCACACTACGGCCAGCCCGATGATAGATACGACTCTCGCTGTGCGAGTTGGGTTAACCTTCTTAAAGCAATCGATACCAGTGAGTAGGGTCAAAGACGCTCCATAAGCATTCATTCCCATGGTGGCCAGCAATGCCAGTGCGGATGCAAGGGCGGCAACCGATCCGAGACCACCGAACACGTTGTTGCCAGCGGTCTTTAGTCCCAGTAGGCCATCATTGGCGTTCAGGTGAATTGCCAGCCAAGCTCCCAGCGCGATGAGCCAGGCGGCTGATGAGGATGCTCCGAAGAAGACGGAAAAGATGACCGAACGGCTCTTGGTTTTGGTGGGGAGATAGCGTGAGTAGTCGGAGACGTAGGGTGCGTAGGTAATGTTGTAGGCTGCGGCAGCAGAGAATTCTGCCATGAATGCAGTGAAGGTGAAACCGTAGTGCGCCTTTGGTGCGAATCCGCCAGCATGCCCAGTGATGATCGCGATGGTGATGATGGTGACCAGTGGGAACGAGATGACGAGTAGCACGCGGAAGATTCGGTGGACCCAATCGTGACCGAAGATGGCCAGTAGCGCTGCCGCCACCACGGTGACGAATGCGATTGCCGTCGGATTCCAACCATAAGCCCCAGAGATCCCCTGTGCCAGCAATACCTGGTCGGTCACGTTAAATGCCATGTAGGTAAAGAGCGCGACGAAGAGGACGATGATCACACCGCGAAAGCCAAACTGGGCCCGCGACTGAATCATCTGAGGCATTCCCAGCTTTGGTCCTTGCGAGCCGTGAAAGGCCATGAAGAAGGTCCCAACCACGATCCCTAAAAGACCTGCGAGTGCGGTCCACCAGAGCGATAAGCCCATGGCGGGGCCGATGAAACCAATAGGGATGGTGAAATACTGAAAATTGCCCAAAAACCAGAGTGGCGCCTGGTGCCAGAGCTTTCCATGGCGTTCTCGCTCCGGGATCCAGTCAATAGAGTGGACCTCTATCCCCCGGGTTGGTCGCGAAATTTGTGCTTGACGCGAGTCGGTGTCCATCGCCGCTTTTCCCCTCCTGCTGGCCGTTGCCTCCTAGTATACGATCGTTTTTGGAACTAATACATAGAATCTGGATATTTTTGTTAGTTTCTTTTCAGAGTCTCCTACTTGCCTGGAGCGCTGACCGTTGAGTCAGTTGACCGCCCCGACAGATCGTTGGTGCAGCGGTGCGCTGCACCTCTTGAGTTGCTTGCAACTCCGTCACGTTGGGACAGGGCTCGCAAGATGCCGGTTGCCCGATGTCTGTGTGCGACTGACAACCCTGACAACTGATCCGACGATGGACAGGGGATCGTTACCTCCCGAGTATCTCGACTGCGCAACGACTTGGTGAACACAGAGTGCGCTTATCCCAAGACGACGGGCGGGCCTGAGGACGACTTCGATAGGAGCACCTAGCCGTGATAGAACGTCGTCGTACAGCCTCCGTCAACTGTTACGATCGAGCCAGTCATGAAGGAAGCGTCGTCGGAGGCTAAAAATGCGACGACCCTCGCCACCTCTTCGGTCGTTGCTTGGCGCCCCAGTGGTTGCAGTGCTGCATTGGCCTCGCGCTGCTGTAACATCGCTGCCGCCTGGTCGCTCGGTAAGCTTGCACGCCGCCCACCAAGGTCGGTGTCGATGTAGCCGGGGAGGACGGCGTTGACGCGGATCCCGAGAGGTCCATAGTCGACGGCCAGCTGGCGGGTCAGATTCACGATTGCACCTTTGGAGGCGCAATAGGCGGGCGCAAACGGTGCTCCGATGATCCCGTAGGTTGAGGCGATGTTGATCACCGAAGCGTGGGCCTGCTTGAGCAGCTGCGGGATTGCGAACTTGGTCGTAAGAAACGTCCCTCGAAGGTTGATGCCGATGGTCCTATCCCAGTCGTCGATGTCGATCTCGTGGAGTCGGCCATGCGCACCGCCGACTCCCGCATTGTTGACGAGGATATCGAGTCGGCCAAACGCGTTGATCACTTGATCGACGAGATGGGCGGTCTGTTCGGCGTCGGAGATGTCACAACGATAGGGTACAGCCCGCTGGTGCATCGCATTGATGGCGCCACTCACGCGATTGGCGCCATCATGGACGTCACAGACGGCGACCGCGACCCCAAGCTTGGCTAATGATACCGCGATTGCTTCGCCGATGCCGCGACCGCTACCAGTGACGAGTGCCACTCGTCCCTTCATCGCTTCCTGTGTCTCCACTGAAGCCCTCCTTGCAAGCTTGTTGTCTAAAGGCTCACCGTAGCCGCTGGAGCTAGCACATCGAGCTCTGCCAACTTGTGAACGAACTGAACTGCTAACTGGTGTTTTCGTGTGCACGCCTTTACTTGGTGCCCTCGATTGACGCATTGGCATCTCGAGTTGTGAGGCCACTGGCACATCGACCTCATTTGGCCTCTGAGACCTCGACTGCCGGCCCCAAAGGCTCGGAACGCCGGTCGGGGTCCTGATGGTCATTTCGGCTTGTCGTGAGGTGCATTCCCGATGTCTGGCGTCGCAATGGGTGCAGGATGGTGAGGGTCGTCGAAAGTCGGAGGGCTAAAGTCGCGACTTCCTACACCAGGAACATTAAAGATAGTTACAATAGCTTTATGAGTATCTTTGTCCACGATTCGGTTGATCACGAAGCGGCTACGCAGACCGCGGAGGCGGCAGAGCTGTTGTTTCGGGAGGCCCGCAGGCGCCAGCGACGTCGTCGCCTGATCTGGGCCGCGTGCTTTGCCTTCATCGTTGTGATGATTGCGATGGGTGCGTATGGGGAGCATCAGGCGAGCTTGACGTCGCATTCCACCCACCGCATTCGGGCTGTCCCTGTCGTGGATCGCTCTATCGGCCTCCTTGGCTGCACAGGCAAAACGGTCGTCGAGCCCAAGAGTTTTGTCATCTCGTGCGCAGACGGCAACGCGATGCTGACCAAGACTCACTGGAGTGCTTGGACGTCGAGCGGGGCCAAGGGCACGACGACTTTTGCGATCAACTTGTGTAACCCATACTGTGCGGCATCACGAACATCATTCTTCCCCAATAGCCTCGTGACGGTTTCCGGTCCGGTCTCGACCAAGCACGGTGTTCTGTTCTCCTCCTTGGTTGTCACCTATCGAATCAACCACAAGTTAGCGACGTTCCCAATGAGCTGGAAGGGCGATCCCTCGTTGTAACCTGCGAATGGCTAGCATGCCGTGTTCAGCTGGTCATCGCACACGCAACGTTGGAGCGGAAGAAGTCGGCGTTTCTCTTGCCTGGGGCCTACTGCAGCGAACCAAGGATCGCGATGAGTTCGTCGCGTTCATAACCTTGGGATCGGGCAAACTCGAGGAGTTCTTTGGTCCGTGTGAGTACCGCGGAGCGTTCGGGCGTGCCTGCGACGCGGATCGAGCGTCCGCGTCCCATCTCGACCAACCCTTCGTCACGGAGCATGCGCAACGCGCGTAGCACCGTGTTGGTGTTGACGCCCAGCTCAGCCGCCAGGTCTCTCGCTTGGGGGATGCGTTGCCCGGGTCTGGCTTCGCCGTCGGCAATCGCTCGACGGATCTCGGCTGCCACCTGTTCGTGGAGCGTGAGAGCACCTGATCGCGATACCTGTGGTAATAATAGATCGATCTCACTCGTGCCGTCATCGGAGCCGACGCTGTCGTACGAATGCTCACCCCCATCTGTATGATCGTTCGGGCAATGTGCATGAGAGTTCTCGACCATAACACTAATCATTGTAGCTTTATGCGCCGTGGCTCCATGCAGGCAGGGAGGTGATCCCGGTGGCCCACGGTGGCGGCAGTGAATGGAGGTTAGGATTGCAGGTAGCAGCTACCGCTGTGACCACAACGACGGGAAATCTTGGAGCGCCTCACCGTCACGTGAACGGTCTACCTGGTGGCTTGACTGCAAAGCGGGGTAATCGATCTTGTTATCGGAGAATGCGAAAGACCTGGCCAAGGCCATGGCCTTGCAGTGGGGTCTGACCTTAAAAAAAGCTGAGCTTTGAGGTCATGAACCTGATGGCGGAGCAGGGGCTTGCGCACGGGCCAGTCAAGAGGCTGCAGTCAGATGCCGCCTGGTCTGAGCTGCAAAACGAGGGGTTGCTCGTCCACGAGGGAGCCTCGGGATACGCCAAGATCGGTGGTCGGCTGGGGAACGACCTCTATTTCGAGCTGATCGACTCGGTGCCGCACTCCAGGCTTTCGGATATCTTGACGACGGCTCAATATCGCGTCTACTTGATGGACTGGTTTCTCGAAGTCGGTCGCATGCGATTGAGCGCCATGCAGGATCCTCGGCAGGCGGCAACCCGTCAGTACTATTCCAGACGGGTGGTAGAGAGTGAAAACTTTTGGGACGCCTTGATTGATCGGGCCGATCCCAGGCTTTTACAACATCTGGCGCCCCAATGGCGAGATTGGGTAGCCAATTTGGCGCTGACAAGCTACCTTGGTGAACTCGATGAAGAGGTACTCATGCTTGTCGATGCGCTGCTAGACGAGCATGCGCTCAATGATGAGATCCAATTTGCACTTGCACAGGTCCTTTTCCTGCGTGGCGATCATGAGAGGGCCCGAACCTACCTGGCTACTCCGCTGGACGCTATGCACCGTTCTTGGATGCCTTGACTCAGATCCGAGATGGCGAATTTGGACGCGGTGCGCATACCTTTTCAACGGCGCTGACCAGCTACACGAAGAGCACGCGCTCTCGGCTGGCACCGTTATACCCTGCGACCCAATTTTGGTACCCGATGGCCTTGATGACCTCGGGCAATGCGAGCGATCTCGATCGCGCCATGAAGTTCTGTGTGACCAGCTCACGATCGAAAAATCCGTCGAGGTACAATCTCTTTGGCAAGTGGGTCTATGCCATCAGAGTCCGGCTCGGTCAAGAGCGATTCGACCCCAACATTTTCTTCCAACCGCATGCGTTTGGACTCGAAGCGCTGTTTGATCTCCTGCTGATCAACTGGCTCGCGCCCGAGTTCGAGGCGAACGCCATCACAGACATGGACCTGACTTCGGTGCATCGTCGTAGCGCTATGACGTTTTCGGCTTGCGGGTTTGTGACCCTCGCAGAGTTGGCCGATCGGGCGTTGGCACATGCAATGGGAGCCGAAAGCACTGCTCCCTTCTTCGTTGGATCTCAGCTCCCACGTTGGCAGCTCGTGTTGGACTCGCTGCGCTTGCTTGGTGGTGACGTCGAGGAGCGGGAGAGCCGCTACGTGTGGGTGATTGAGACCACAGAGCTGAATAACTTGCGCTCCATCACGCCGTTCCTACAGGTCAAGGGTGTCAGGGGTTGGGGAAAGCCCAAGGCGGTCAGCCTTGCCAAACTCATGGCCGACAACGATCTTCCAGGAGAAGACGCTCGTGTGTTGCGCTCCAATCATAAGGTCGCTGGAGGGCGGAGAGGTTACGAGTTAGACCTTGGGGCGGCCATGATGAGCCTGGTGGGGCATCCACGGGTTGCCTTGAGCACCGATCTCGATCGATTTATCGAAGTGGTTGAACGGCGTCCTGAAGTCGTCGTAAGCCGTGGAACGGATGGCTTCGAGGTCGGTATCGAACCGGCGTCGCTTGCGGATTTGGTCGATGAGACGAATGCGAGGTCGTGGGGGCGGGTTGGCGATGGCCAGTTGTTGTGGATGATGTTCGAGCCACCCACACGTCTTGTGGTCATTCGACTGACCAAGGCGCAGCGCCAAGCGATTGCGCTCGTTGGCAAGCGACTGGCGCTGCCTCGAGAGGCCGTAGAAGCCATCGACGGTACGCTAGCGGCGCTGAGTGCACACTTTGAGATACAGTCCGACGATGTGGTTGCCGGCCGACTTGTTGATGCTATGTCAAAGTTGCGTTGCCAGCTCAAGCCATGGGACGAGGGGTTGACGCTGCGGCTCGTGTCGGCACCCCTGGGTCCTGATGGACCCCGATTCGTTCCAGGGGTTGGCCGCGCCAATGTGGTGGCTCGGATCAACGCTGAGACGGTGGCGACAACTCGTGATCTCGATTGGGAAGCCGATCTGGCCGTCCGGGTTCTTGAGGCCCTCGGTGTTGGTTATGAGGACCCAGCGAGTGAGATTGCGTTTGAAACCGCCGACGAGGCACTTGAGGCACTCGAGGCGTTAAATGCCTTTCTGGATGAGCTCGAGCTCGATTGGCCAAAGGGGAAGGCCGTCCGGGTCCTTTCGCCGGGTCTTGGTGCGCTGCGGATCACCATTGCGAGCCAACGTGACTGGCTCGCGGTCAAGGGTGGTGTCGAGCTCGATGACGATAAGGTAATTGCACTCAAGGAGTTGATCGCGGCTGCCAATCGAGGAGCAAAGTTTGTGACCTTGAAGGAGGGGCAGTACCTCGCTCTCGCTGGATCGCTGAGAGAGCGAGTACTTGAACTCGCGGCCCTGACGGACGACTCGGGCAAGGAGATCAAAGCGTCAAAGCTCGCGATTGGCCCATTGATGGCCGTGACCGAGGGCACGCAAGCGACCTTCGACCTGACTTCACGGCAGCTCATCGAGCGACTGGAACGGAGTCAACAGCTGGAGGTGCCGGTGCCCCCCACGCTTGAAGCTGAGTTACGCCCCTATCAACTAGATGGGTTTACCTGGGCTATG from Ferrimicrobium sp. includes these protein-coding regions:
- a CDS encoding cytosine permease, whose translation is MDTDSRQAQISRPTRGIEVHSIDWIPERERHGKLWHQAPLWFLGNFQYFTIPIGFIGPAMGLSLWWTALAGLLGIVVGTFFMAFHGSQGPKLGMPQMIQSRAQFGFRGVIIVLFVALFTYMAFNVTDQVLLAQGISGAYGWNPTAIAFVTVVAAALLAIFGHDWVHRIFRVLLVISFPLVTIITIAIITGHAGGFAPKAHYGFTFTAFMAEFSAAAAYNITYAPYVSDYSRYLPTKTKSRSVIFSVFFGASSSAAWLIALGAWLAIHLNANDGLLGLKTAGNNVFGGLGSVAALASALALLATMGMNAYGASLTLLTGIDCFKKVNPTRTARVVSIIGLAVVWYLIGDVITTSAVNTVSTALTLMLYLLVPWTATNLIDFFYVRRGHYAITDLFSLDGIYHRWNWRGITAYAIGFAAEIPFMVLPQLGSLSYIGPVAKLLHDTDISWLVGLVVTSIAYLIITRGFDPHSEEQAIADSQEKLEAEFG
- a CDS encoding alcohol dehydrogenase catalytic domain-containing protein, which translates into the protein MTARLTHAIVIQEPGHIRLTEIELDDPGPGEVEVQIASAGVCGSDLHVFRGDWDIHYPMVMGHEGAGYISKVGPGVQNLEIGDPVVLSWNAPCRQCRLCLSGKPYACERATAYLDEGGFLFDGTTRFHKDGKSIHHYLGVSSWSEAVVVPATGAIKVPTELNLVHAALAGCALPTGIGAVRNTAAISAGSRVLVIGCGGVGLSCVQGARLSKAEVIATTDKDASRLELARQLGATSTHETDNAILSHLADQYPGGFDAVFDAVGSITTMEMGLKLLAPAGSLVIIGLTRAGSRLTVDPLALAMNNQRILGSNYGSIDPAVDIPVIINAIANGVVDVVPLVSAEFPLGEAAIALENLAKGIGLRQLLIPTTNNAAPAP
- a CDS encoding GntR family transcriptional regulator, translating into MVENSHAHCPNDHTDGGEHSYDSVGSDDGTSEIDLLLPQVSRSGALTLHEQVAAEIRRAIADGEARPGQRIPQARDLAAELGVNTNTVLRALRMLRDEGLVEMGRGRSIRVAGTPERSAVLTRTKELLEFARSQGYERDELIAILGSLQ
- a CDS encoding nuclear transport factor 2 family protein; its protein translation is MGTSDDIKVAAQRVIDAFGHFDREAYFGCFDPDAIVSFYYEPKVLTLVEYRAIWRDWEQSGFRVLTCESSNQLIVEVADNVGLLVHDVRTEVVERGENKTLNERESILLRKRDGAWLVIHEHLSSPEASPS
- the istB gene encoding IS21-like element helper ATPase IstB, translating into MSRATNLEHLSTLRLSHAKAQYRAQFEDSSIIDLDFDERLCRILDYEIAMRANARVQRRTREAGFSMRASPEDFELTEGRGLTRERYRSLVSLAWLSAHHHLAITGPTGVGKTYLGIALGVSAIRAGYLVRYYKLSKLLEKVGIARADGTYPSFAAILARTHLLILDDWGISPISPLGSREILDLLDDRGENGSLIISSQLPVSQWYESLGERTVADAIMDRIVHNAIPVELKGESMRKHGSQRKEGNGLKEPGPEIE
- a CDS encoding helix-turn-helix domain-containing protein: MAKQISRARDSEGTKKRTGRKPTYVVTLSDEEKEFLTSFIAKRNAPAAQVTQAKIALLANEGVRLCDIADELDISTFTVQKWIKRFT
- a CDS encoding SDR family oxidoreductase, which encodes METQEAMKGRVALVTGSGRGIGEAIAVSLAKLGVAVAVCDVHDGANRVSGAINAMHQRAVPYRCDISDAEQTAHLVDQVINAFGRLDILVNNAGVGGAHGRLHEIDIDDWDRTIGINLRGTFLTTKFAIPQLLKQAHASVINIASTYGIIGAPFAPAYCASKGAIVNLTRQLAVDYGPLGIRVNAVLPGYIDTDLGGRRASLPSDQAAAMLQQREANAALQPLGRQATTEEVARVVAFLASDDASFMTGSIVTVDGGCTTTFYHG
- a CDS encoding XRE family transcriptional regulator, producing MATLYPIGPRILIAREASGLSLGDVAAKSGLSKGFLSRVERSFVSPSVDSLITICEVIGLPMAELFASPTFVLTRAAERPVANLPGRQVIDTLLTATTEQHVTVIETTAVPGGGGGVDLYTVPSESEVCYVVAGSLELILNTEIITLGPGDAVTFNGTTPHTWNNASLFAEVRVIWILAPALPNPWVHGAIGSETETWTTRSATGGEQTS